A genomic region of Coraliomargarita sinensis contains the following coding sequences:
- the folE2 gene encoding GTP cyclohydrolase FolE2 → MSSDNSQSSRDQLDQPRAQPSKFYDKNFVLSDAYRAGLPDMQNADALEIYGANVPILKVGISNFRLPLRYITSSSDTHTLETSVTGTVSLEANQKGINMSRIMRVFYDFEDRIFTPDLLREVLTEYKKQIHAHRAQLRLDFEYPIMKSSLRSGLQGWQYYRSGFEGKIDELNRFRKYIHFDFIYSSACPCSSELSEHARESRDVYGIPHSQRSTARVSVEIADGQHLSIEELQAICLEALQTETQVMVKREDEQAFAEMNGAFTKFVEDAARLLYEQLDAEPKIVDFQVACAHLESLHSHDAVAVINKGVPGGFTGQFDDFKSLIR, encoded by the coding sequence ATGAGCAGCGATAACAGTCAGTCTTCGCGGGACCAGTTGGATCAGCCGCGTGCACAGCCGAGCAAGTTCTATGACAAGAACTTCGTGCTTTCGGATGCCTACCGCGCGGGGCTGCCTGACATGCAGAATGCCGACGCCCTGGAAATTTACGGCGCCAACGTGCCCATTCTGAAGGTCGGGATTTCCAACTTCCGGCTACCGCTGCGCTACATCACATCAAGTTCGGACACCCATACCCTGGAAACCTCGGTGACGGGTACCGTCTCATTGGAGGCCAATCAGAAGGGGATCAATATGTCGCGGATCATGCGGGTTTTCTACGATTTTGAGGACCGTATTTTCACGCCGGACCTCCTGCGCGAGGTCTTGACGGAATACAAAAAGCAGATTCACGCCCACCGGGCCCAGCTGCGGCTCGACTTCGAATATCCCATCATGAAGTCCAGCCTGCGCAGCGGCTTACAGGGCTGGCAATACTACCGCTCCGGTTTTGAAGGTAAAATCGACGAGTTGAACCGCTTCCGTAAATACATCCACTTCGATTTTATTTACTCTTCCGCCTGCCCCTGCTCCTCCGAGCTTTCCGAGCATGCCCGCGAAAGCCGCGACGTTTATGGAATCCCGCATTCGCAGCGTAGCACTGCACGGGTGAGCGTGGAGATCGCCGACGGGCAGCACCTTTCCATCGAAGAGCTGCAGGCCATCTGCCTGGAGGCGCTGCAGACGGAGACACAGGTCATGGTTAAGCGCGAAGACGAGCAGGCCTTTGCCGAAATGAACGGCGCCTTTACCAAATTTGTGGAGGATGCCGCACGCCTGCTCTACGAGCAACTGGACGCCGAGCCCAAGATCGTGGATTTCCAAGTGGCCTGCGCCCACCTCGAATCCCTGCACTCGCACGATGCGGTCGCCGTGATCAACAAAGGCGTACCGGGTGGCTTTACCGGTCAGTTCGACGACTTCAAGAGCCTGATCCGGTAG
- a CDS encoding 50S ribosomal protein L11 methyltransferase: MSTQTELRAIVPAELADRLEAYFFETETIYWGVMQRERDDPYEVFGFFPDEPTADAELATLREEFPELPEDFALSTINDADWQNAYKEFVKPWSDRQLHWIPLWERDNISPPEGDGVVYLDAGMAFGTGAHETTRLCARRLLDYREAHPDQVDTIDLIDAGCGSGVLALSAAALGFKNIYAFDFDPEAIRVCEENVVENNHITTPITFVVADLEAGLKARQADLILANIQTDVLIPYSDHLVHAVAAGGTLALSGILAKELEQVSAHYQSRFEELELGPVQLDSRIDGEWADLLIQRG; this comes from the coding sequence GTGAGCACACAAACCGAACTCCGCGCCATTGTCCCGGCCGAACTGGCCGACCGACTGGAAGCCTATTTCTTTGAAACCGAAACCATCTATTGGGGTGTGATGCAACGCGAGCGCGACGACCCCTACGAAGTCTTCGGCTTCTTTCCGGACGAGCCTACCGCCGATGCCGAACTGGCGACGCTTCGGGAGGAATTTCCCGAACTGCCGGAGGACTTTGCCCTCAGCACCATCAACGATGCCGACTGGCAGAACGCCTACAAGGAGTTCGTCAAACCGTGGAGCGACCGCCAACTCCATTGGATTCCACTTTGGGAACGAGACAATATATCGCCGCCCGAGGGAGACGGCGTGGTCTACCTCGATGCCGGGATGGCCTTCGGTACGGGCGCTCACGAGACCACCCGCCTGTGCGCCCGCCGCCTGCTGGACTACAGGGAGGCTCATCCGGATCAAGTCGACACGATCGACCTGATCGATGCCGGCTGCGGCTCCGGGGTGCTTGCTCTCTCGGCCGCAGCACTCGGGTTTAAAAATATTTATGCCTTTGATTTCGACCCGGAAGCGATCCGCGTCTGTGAAGAAAACGTGGTGGAGAACAACCACATCACCACTCCGATCACGTTTGTGGTGGCGGATTTGGAAGCGGGCCTGAAGGCACGCCAGGCCGACCTGATTCTCGCCAATATTCAGACCGATGTCTTGATCCCCTATTCCGACCACCTCGTGCATGCCGTTGCCGCAGGCGGCACCCTCGCCCTGAGCGGGATCCTGGCCAAGGAGCTGGAACAGGTGTCGGCGCATTACCAATCGCGCTTCGAAGAGCTGGAGCTCGGCCCGGTCCAACTCGACTCACGTATCGATGGCGAATGGGCGGATTTGTTGATTCAGCGTGGCTAG
- a CDS encoding helix-turn-helix domain-containing protein has product MQTIGERLEEARKRKGISLREAAEATKIRSDFLSSIEQNKFDFDLPDIYKRGFLKNYARYLKLDVEKTLTDYNAQQLSNTRLGKKSGAEWFGQMEVKKPERADAPEAEEESSPSLGRISPRPGPAVEESDDEDEAPEREDESDKTFYLKIGLIFVGTLALVFVVFGLIWAILGSGGSESSEPVEPELRETSSASDMLTGGGENSETPASSNSVTLRASGNVYVLVRQKEDDTELYRKTMSEGESVTLEKSGPVDILFTAGEFLTIEHGGERMRPSSSGTAKITIP; this is encoded by the coding sequence ATGCAAACTATCGGGGAACGACTGGAAGAAGCACGCAAGCGCAAGGGCATCTCTCTACGCGAGGCAGCCGAAGCGACCAAGATCCGCAGTGATTTCCTTTCGAGTATCGAACAAAACAAATTCGATTTCGATCTTCCGGATATTTACAAGCGCGGCTTTCTGAAAAACTACGCGCGCTACCTGAAGCTGGATGTCGAAAAGACCCTGACCGACTACAACGCGCAACAGCTAAGCAACACCCGATTGGGTAAAAAGTCCGGAGCCGAATGGTTCGGGCAAATGGAAGTCAAGAAGCCGGAACGGGCTGACGCACCAGAGGCCGAAGAAGAAAGCTCGCCTTCACTCGGACGTATCTCTCCAAGACCGGGCCCGGCCGTCGAGGAATCTGACGACGAGGATGAAGCACCCGAACGTGAGGACGAGAGCGATAAAACGTTTTACCTTAAAATCGGGCTGATTTTTGTGGGGACACTGGCCCTGGTCTTTGTCGTATTTGGTCTCATTTGGGCCATCCTCGGCAGTGGCGGCAGCGAGAGCTCGGAGCCGGTTGAACCCGAACTCCGCGAAACCTCCAGCGCCAGTGACATGTTGACCGGTGGCGGGGAGAATTCCGAGACCCCGGCCAGCAGTAACTCCGTCACCCTGCGTGCCAGCGGTAATGTTTATGTGCTCGTGCGCCAGAAAGAAGATGATACCGAGCTTTATCGGAAGACCATGAGCGAAGGCGAAAGCGTGACTTTGGAAAAAAGCGGCCCGGTGGATATTCTCTTTACCGCCGGTGAGTTTCTCACCATTGAACACGGCGGCGAGCGCATGCGCCCGAGTTCCTCGGGCACGGCGAAGATTACGATCCCGTAA